TGATGCTCTCGTAGTCGCGGCCACCGCAGGGCGTGCCGTCACCAGCGCCGCTTTGAGCAGTGCACTGTATTAAATATTAGTTTGCGGGCTCATGTATTGCCACATAAGCATTTCAAGAAGAAACACATACTTTACCGGTGCTGCAATTCCTGTACAAGCATTGTTATTATGGTATAAATTGATCGAGTCACGGGTTGGAACTTACCAGCTAAGACCATCAACGTTGCAATTGCTACCGTTTTCAGACCTGATAGAAAATCATATTAGCTTTAGCTCAACAAATAGGCAGGATGAGAATGTCTCAGAACATACACCCTCCATCTGGCGAGCCTTGACTGGGCAACTTGCGGGTCCAGCGAGGGCAACGCTGGCCATGAAAGCAAAGACAATGGTAGTGGCACGCATTTTGGTTGATTGAGAGGATTCAAATTGAGATTCTTGGAAAAGAGCACTTGCAGAAGTAGATTGATTGGAAATGTTGCTGCGAGACCTCGAGGGGTTTATAGATATGAGAACTTCTCATGTTCGACTCGCTTTGAGCACCTTGGTGATTCCATAAAGCCCAACCCGAGACAGCTTGTTTCCAAAACTCCACGCATACGCGCAATTGAGGATATTCGATGCTTCTCGTGTTATCAAAATTGCTCGTGTATGCTGGTGCGATGCTAGTCGAACAAAGGACCGATGTTGATATTGTCGATCAAGAATGCCTCGCCTCCAGAGGTGTGAGGGATTTTCAGGCTCTGAGAGGGGCCATGCATATTATCCTGCGCTGAGAGCATGGTCTACAAAAGTTGTTTCTTTGTTGACTTGAGGTCCGATGTTACGGTAGATGTATTACCTTGCAGTTGCCGCAGTCAGCCCCTCATTTAAAGCTTTATTATCTTCCGGAGCATTTAGCACTGTATGGGCTGTGTTATTCATCAAATTACTTACCAGTTTGTTACGGATAAGTCATAGAGTAACACA
This sequence is a window from Aspergillus chevalieri M1 DNA, chromosome 5, nearly complete sequence. Protein-coding genes within it:
- a CDS encoding uncharacterized protein (SECRETED:SignalP(1-17);~TransMembrane:1 (n3-14c19/20o35-54i)), with translation MRATTIVFAFMASVALAGPASCPVKARQMEGLKTVAIATLMVLAGIAAPVNALLKAALVTARPAVAATTRASAAPVLARYTRDVPLYKWRYDYDAIIYAIYVGGRYDAMVYDVKDV